A region from the Tigriopus californicus strain San Diego chromosome 9, Tcal_SD_v2.1, whole genome shotgun sequence genome encodes:
- the LOC131887260 gene encoding histone-lysine N-methyltransferase SETD1-like encodes MSVPPPAPAVGPPAGGMGQGPPTMGPSHHLINAQGPPGKWHSFKLLVDPHIHRGAPKMVRYDGATVPGNPHHIPPTPMDPRKKLPSALWRRLEPMDLPVPRLKIDEHYIGEPPKVEVTIENLNDNVDQHFLNSLIAKFGVVEEMVIHYHPLSRKHLGLARLVFEQVSSAKACVASLHSKSVMGKCLNCYIDPFGRSCRQMFQDLTADKKPEESDGALLLTENETDSEIRGAARLSPVIEPDGGRGGREPGRRDSRDRRRNSRDSRDRRNKSDREWSNDSHDLWRGNGSHHPRTHHRQSSHEYAHPPILGASSVVPHAPPPPPPPLPPPPPAVLGPAPDVPDRPPPSASSELYQPTSYDPNYEKPEYWLQQAQNYAAAASVHAAHLTQPHPGDLSQMPPSMEMGQTLPVPSDVPGVLKEAIDAPPVPSEDQSEGEHKLDLDTRLKMLMKDKSVPAFLLQELNAESESESEKEDKLAAPLPTVSGMTADMTELPQVFPLQPDEVPLDRAPSPFLSSQHYLTCHKDWLAERRRKIALEMGGVQSALSEFHTGRPKRAGSRNSDQMSLSSLSSGDNNILEQGPDAYAAPPYGYYPPPVPGGAVPPGYPANGTWPPPQGDYFGQYPYAGNNGTDFALGEGHYGHDGWSDPYARWDNPEKAVKSSKDAYRDLIKDSVSCIVKDLKRTLRKDINKRMCETIAFFLFDKWWQEQEEKYKNRNQRLQSKVDMSASEANRITPFVPSKTNAEKAAPKTDSPTKLSKAEDITNFFDKQRENMDSATNSAMGGAFGKGGSLGFSFRGIIPKLPSFKKKSSMKDRKKSAADAKNRSRRDSSDEDRENRPSSASSSKHHKKVSDKLKDHEKRREKRLEHKKKEEQKKRDEEADDKTKPVLSTQSSSNSTVDPKHKKTLSSIYSAIYSASSEDDDEAVVKSSGSDSKPRSKVLTKKTARSKAKGSEASSDVSSSVEDSSSENDSEDEEEDQISVASSGSSKSMTNSSSTTVSSSSSGSPSESSQSSSSGNEEEPEDIKELKSAKAKPKRKALALVEETNMDSSHPAPMLSPSEATAPKPEMTSSETESDMESHVEGQVEPELIAESIEGDTKKKPVPLRRASALTESVQIPEESPPHIMDHCYAKPHSASKEYEEEKSSDKESSQFESHFAMDHGYTRPRTPPGHSPTKTAVKVGKPAVPETVSTPAKTAPSAVKLSTPKSRTTSNSSSTAVPHVRARTFKTRDPKEQYELIYRFLTKGLDLEDIGYLKRSYETMLTDQDKKPNVWVNDTHWVDHTITDIPSPVKKRRKDDFSRPHPTGSCRTEGYYKMDPREKLRTKYHLHRSEGDAFTLQGTKIANFEGSVTKGKLQTAQNLSREARSNQRRQLAILGDEAATSDLLKFNQLKFRRKQMTFGKSAIHDWGLFAMEDIGADEMVIEYVGQVVRPNLSDVREKRYERQGIGSSYLFRIDLDYVVDATKCGNLARFINHSCDPNCYAKVITVEGEKKIVIYSKQPIGMGEEITYDYKFPIEDEKIPCLCGANNCRKYLN; translated from the exons ATGAGTGTCCCTCCCCCCGCGCCGGCCGTCGGTCCTCCGGCGGGCGGTATGGGTCAGGGCCCGCCCACTATGGGCCCCTCCCATCATCTGATCAACGCCCAGGGTCCGCCCGGCAAATGGCATTCCTTCAAGCTGTTGGTGGACCCGCATATTCACCGAGGCGCGCCCAAAATGGTGCGGTATGACGGGGCCACTGTCCCTGGCAACCCGCATCATATCCCGCCCACGCCCATGGACCCGCGCAAGAAACTACCCAGCGCACTTTGGCGCCGTTTGGAGCCCATGGATTTGCCCGTGCCACGGTTAAAG ATTGATGAGCATTACATCGGGGAACCGCCCAAAGTGGAGGTGACCATCGAAAATCTGAACGACAATGTGGACCAGCACTTTTTGAATTCGCTCATCGCCAAGTTTGGCGTGGTGGAGGAAATGGTCATCCACTATCATCCCCTCTCCCGTAAGCATTTGGGCTTGGCTCGCCTCGTGTTCGAGCAGGTCAGCTCGGCCAAGGCCTGTGTGGCCAGTTTGCATAGCAAGTCCGTTATGGGCAAGTGTCTCAATTGCTACATCGACCCTTTCGGCCGATCGTGTCGGCAAATGTTCCAAGATCTCACCGCCGACAAGAAACCCGAGGAGTCGGACGGTGCATTGCTCCTCACCGAGAACGAGACCGACTCGGAAATCCGCGGTGCTGCGCGGTTGAGTCCGGTGATAGAGCCGGACGGCGGGCGCGGTGGACGGGAGCCCGGCCGGCGAGATTCGCGCGATCGACGACGGAATAGCCGCGACAGCCGTGATAGGCGCAACAAATCCGATCG GGAATGGTCGAATGACAGCCACGATCTCTGGCGGGGTAATGGATCCCACCATCCTCGAACCCATCATCGGCAGTCCTCGCATGAGTATGCGCATCCGCCCATCCTCGGCGCCTCCTCCGTGGTGCCTCATGCCCCACCCCCGCCTCCGCCACCTCTACCGCCTCCACCTCCGGCCGTCCTTGGCCCTGCACCCGATGTACCTGATCGTCCACCGCCCTCTGCCTCGTCCGAGCTGTATCAGCCCACTTCCTACGACCCCAACTACGAAAAGCCGGAATACTGGCTCCAGCAAGCCCAAAACTACGCCGCCGCCGCCTCGGTCCATGCCGCTCATTTGACCCAGCCTCATCCGGGTGATCTGTCCCAGATGCCTCCCTCCATGGAAATGGGCCAAACCCTACCAGTGCCCTCGGACGTGCCCGGGGTGCTTAAAGAGGCCATAGACGCACCTCCCGTCCCATCCGAGGACCAAAGTGAGGGTGAACACAAACTCGATCTGGACACGCGGCTCAAGATGCTGATGAAGGACAAGAGTGTGCCCGCGTTCTTGCTGCAAGAGCTCAATGCTGAATCCGAAAGTGAATCGGAGAAGGAAGACAAACTTGCGGCCCCGTTGCCGACTGTAAGCGGCATGACTGCTGATATGACTGAACTACCCCAAGTGTTCCCACTTCAACCCGATGAAGTGCCTTTGGATCGGGCTCCCTCACCATTCTTGTCATCCCAGCATTATTTAACCTGTCATAAGGATTGGTTGGCCGAGAGGAGGCGCAAGATCGCTCTAGAGATGGGCGGAGTCCAAAGCGCCCTCAGCGAGTTCCATACCGGTCGACCCAAGCGAGCTGGTTCTCGCAATTCCGATCAGATGTCGCTTTCCAGTTTGTCCAGTGGGGATAACAACATTCTGGAGCAAGGACCCGACGCCTATGCCGCACCTCCTTACGGCTATTACCCGCCTCCGGTCCCAGGCGGTGCAGTTCCACCTGGCTATCCCGCCAATGGAACATGGCCGCCACCTCAAGGAGATTACTTTGGACAATACCCGTATGCAGGAAATAATGGAACGGACTTTGCTTTAGGCGAGGGCCATTACGGCCATGATGGTTGGTCGGACCCGTATGCCCGTTGGGATAATCCGGAGAAAGCCGTCAAATCCTCTAAAGACGCCTATAGGGACCTGATCAA ggacTCTGTGAGCTGCATTGTGAAAGACCTAAAGCGAACTCTAAGGAAAGATATCAACAAACGCATGTGCGAGACAATTGCGTTTTTCCTATTCGATAAATGGTGGCAGGAGCAGGAGGAAAAGTACAAAAACAGG AATCAAAGATTGCAATCCAAAGTGGACATGTCAGCCTCTGAAGCGAATAGAATAACCCCGTTCGTGCCCTCCAAGACGAATGCTGAAAAAGCCGCTCCCAAAACGGATTCACCCACGAAGTTGTCCAAGGCCGAAGACATCACGAACTTTTTCGACAAACAACGTGAAAACATGGACTCGGCGACCAATAGCGCAATGGGTGGAGCTTTCGGGAAAGGAGGAAGTTTGGGGTTCAGCTTCCGGGGAATCATTCCCAAGTTGCCCtctttcaag AAAAAGTCATCGATGAAGGATCGCAAAAAGTCTGCCGCCGACGCGAAAAATCGATCGAGACGAGATTCCTCGGACGAGGATCGGGAGAACCGGCCTTCGTCCGCCTCGTCCTCCAAGCATCATAAGAAAGTGTCAGACAAACTCAAGGATCACGAGAAGCGCCGTGAGAAGCGACTGGAGCAtaagaagaaggaagagcaGAAGAAGAGAGACGAGGAGGCCGATGACAAGACCAAACCCGTGCTCTCGACGCAATCGTCCAGCAATTCGACCGTGGATCCGAAGCACAAGAAGACCTTGTCCTCCATTTACAGTGCCATATATTCAGCCTCCagcgaggacgacgacgaagcCGTTGTGAAGAGCAGTGGCAGTGATTCCAAACCGAGATCCAAGGTTCTGACGAAAAAAACCGCCCGATCGAAAGCCAAGGGCTCCGAAGCGTCCTCGGATGTCAGTTCCTCGGTGGAGGACTCATCATCCGAAAATGACTCggaagatgaggaggaggaccaAATATCGGTGGCCAGTTCGGGGAGTTCAAAATCGATGACCAACAGCTCCTCTACCACGgtctcgtcgtcgtcgtccggCTCTCCTTCGGAATCATCCCAATCGTCCTCCAGTGGCAATGAAGAAGAGCCCGAAGACATCAAAGAGCTCAAATCTGCCAAAGCCAAGCCCAAACGAAAGGCTTTGGCTCTAGTCGAGGAAACGAATATGGACTCGAGCCATCCAGCTCCTATGCTATCACCGAGCGAGGCCACGGCCCCAAAGCCCGAAATGACCTCGAGCGAAACCGAATCGGACATGGAGAGCCACGTAGAAGGACAAGTGGAACCAGAGCTCATCGCCGAATCAATTGAGGGTGATACGAAGAAGAAGCCCGTGCCGTTGCGGCGAGCCAGTGCCTTGACGGAGAGTGTCCAAATCCCTGAAGAATCTCCCCCTCATATCATGGATCATTGCTACGCCAAACCCCATTCGGCCAGCAAAGAGtatgaggaggagaagagcAGCGATAAGGAGTCCTCTCAGTTCGAGAGCCACTTTGCCATGGACCACGGGTACACGAGACCGAGGACGCCACCGGGTCATTCCCCGACCAAAACAGCCGTCAAGGTCGGGAAACCTGCGGTACCCGAGACAGTATCCACTCCGGCTAAAACGGCTCCATCGGCGGTTAAACTCTCGACGCCCAAATCGAGGACCACTTCCAATTCGTCGTCGACAGCCGTGCCGCACGTCCGAGCTCGCACTTTCAAGACTCGCGATCCCAAGGAGCAGTATGAGCTCATCTACCGTTTCTTGACCAAGGGCCTGGATTTGGAAGACATCGGGTATCTAAAACGGAGCTACGAAACCATGCTCACAGACCAGGACAAGAAGCCCAACGTGTGGGTGAACGACACCCATTGGGTGGATCATACCATCACGGACATCCCGAGCCCCGTGAAGAAGCGACGGAAAGACGACTTCTCAAGGCCCCATCCCACGGGATCGTGTCGAACAGAAGGTTATTACAAGATGGACCCGCGCGAGAAGTTGCGAACCAAGTATCATCTACATCGCTCGGAGGGCGATGCTTTCACGCTTCAGGGTACGAAGATCGCCAATTTCGAAGGTTCCGTGACCAAAGGCAAGCTCCAAACGGCCCAGAACTTGTCGAGAGAGGCGAGAAGCAACCAACGGCGACAATTGGCCATCTTGGGCGACGAAGCAGCAACGTCAGACCTCCTGAAATTCAATCAGCTCAAG TTCCGTCGCAAGCAGATGACCTTTGGCAAGTCGGCTATCCACGACTGGGGTCTCTTTGCCATGGAAGACATCGGCGCGGATGAGATGGTCATTGAGTACGTGGGTCAAGTGGTTCGGCCGAATTTGTCGGATGTACGCGAGAAGCGCTACGAGCGCCAGGGCATTGGGTCTTCGTATTTGTTCCGGATCGATCTGGATTACGTGGTGGACGCCACCAAATGCGGTAACCTCGCGCGTTTCATCAATCATAGCTGTGAT CCCAATTGTTATGCCAAAGTCATTACTGTGGAAGGCGAAAAGAAGATCGTGATCTACTCGAAGCAACCCATTGGCATGGGCGAGGAGATCACGTACGATTACAAGTTCCCCATCGAAGACGAGAAGATCCCTTGTTTGTGCGGGGCGAATAATTGTCGCAAATATCTCAACTAA
- the LOC131887263 gene encoding mediator of RNA polymerase II transcription subunit 21-like: protein MADRLTQLQDAVNKQADNFTNSLGILQQCATPTPFNGLGAHPSGKSQSATPQPQQQQQIQQQHEDHTSLFAQLIARTAKDIEILIDSLPAEESSSELQASSLQKLEKDNQEAAQKLEDVVQQGEAILQEIQSALHDIAQSQLEIQKLEVTAANSNSYIAHAAAH, encoded by the exons ATGGCGGATCGCCTGACCCAGCTCCAGGACGCTGTCAATAAG CAAGCGGACAATTTTACCAATTCCTTGGGCATTCTGCAACAGTGCGCCACGCCTACGCCCTTCAACGGACTAGGGGCTCATCCATCCGGCAAATCGCAATCCGCCACACCTCAgcctcaacaacaacagcaaattCAGCAGCAACATGAAG ATCACACAAGCTTGTTTGCTCAATTGATCGCGCGGACCGCCAAAGATATTGAGATCCTGATCGACTCTTTACCGGCCGAGGAATCCTCGAGTGAGCTCCAAGCCTCCTCCTTACAGAAACTGGAAAAGGATAACCAAGAAGCCGCTCAAAAGCTCGAGGATGTGGTCCAACAAGGTGAGGCCATCCTACAGGAGATCCAATCCGCTCTCCATGACATAGCCCAATCCCAATTGGAGATCCAGAAACTCGAAGTCACCGCTGCCAACTCCAACTCCTACATCGCTCACGCTGCTGCTCACTAG